In Massilia antarctica, the following are encoded in one genomic region:
- a CDS encoding cytochrome b produces MAAFKETKFPANAPVADKALGWVDDRFPLSKLWNDQWGQYYAPKNFNFWYIFGSLAMLVLVLQIVTGIFLTMHYKPDALQAFGSVEYIMREVPWGWLVRYMHSTGASAFFIIVYLHMTRGLLYGSYRKPRELIWLFGFAIFLCLMAEAFFGYLLPWGQMSYWGAQVIVNLFGAIPFIGPDLSLWIRGDYVVSDATLNRFFAFHVIAIPLVLLGLVAAHLIALHEVGSNNPDGIEVKETLGPDGHPLDSIPSHPYYSAHDLFGVSVFLLIFSAVVFFAPEMGGYFLEYNNFIPADSLKTPAHIAPTWYFTPFYSVLRATTADFMYVLMGAIALYVAFIWVKTRLPFMVKIAIAGFALLVIIGMLPQILDAKFWGVVLFGSSVMIIGALPWLDQSPVKSIRYRPDWHKYVYLVFGVAFVLLGYLGTQLPTAVFTIMSQVCTLLYFGFFMLMPWWSSMGTFKPVPKRVTFHPH; encoded by the coding sequence ATGGCCGCTTTTAAAGAAACAAAGTTCCCCGCGAATGCGCCGGTGGCCGACAAGGCACTGGGCTGGGTGGATGACCGCTTCCCCCTGTCCAAACTGTGGAACGACCAGTGGGGCCAGTACTACGCGCCGAAAAACTTCAACTTCTGGTACATCTTCGGCTCGCTCGCGATGCTGGTGCTGGTGTTGCAGATCGTTACCGGCATTTTCCTCACCATGCACTACAAGCCGGACGCCCTGCAAGCCTTCGGTTCGGTCGAATACATCATGCGCGAAGTCCCGTGGGGCTGGCTGGTGCGCTATATGCACTCGACCGGCGCCTCGGCCTTCTTCATCATCGTCTACCTGCACATGACGCGCGGCCTGCTGTACGGTTCGTACCGCAAGCCACGTGAACTGATCTGGCTGTTCGGTTTCGCGATCTTCCTGTGCCTGATGGCCGAAGCCTTCTTCGGCTACCTGCTGCCATGGGGCCAGATGTCGTACTGGGGCGCCCAGGTGATCGTCAACCTGTTCGGTGCGATTCCTTTCATCGGCCCTGACCTGTCCTTGTGGATCCGCGGCGACTACGTCGTGTCCGACGCCACCCTGAACCGCTTCTTCGCCTTCCACGTGATCGCGATTCCGCTGGTTCTGCTGGGCCTGGTTGCCGCCCACCTGATCGCGCTGCACGAAGTCGGCTCGAACAATCCTGACGGTATCGAAGTCAAGGAAACCCTGGGTCCGGACGGCCATCCGCTCGATTCGATCCCATCGCACCCTTACTACTCGGCGCACGACCTGTTCGGCGTGTCGGTGTTCCTGCTGATTTTCAGCGCGGTGGTGTTCTTTGCCCCGGAAATGGGCGGCTACTTCCTGGAGTACAACAACTTCATCCCGGCCGATTCGCTCAAGACCCCGGCGCACATCGCCCCGACCTGGTACTTCACGCCATTCTACTCGGTGCTGCGCGCCACCACGGCCGACTTCATGTACGTGCTGATGGGTGCGATCGCCCTCTACGTGGCCTTCATCTGGGTCAAGACGCGCCTGCCGTTCATGGTCAAGATCGCCATCGCCGGCTTCGCGCTGCTGGTCATCATCGGCATGCTGCCGCAGATCCTGGATGCGAAATTCTGGGGCGTGGTGCTGTTCGGTTCGTCGGTGATGATCATCGGCGCCCTGCCGTGGCTGGACCAGTCGCCGGTCAAGTCGATCCGCTACCGTCCCGACTGGCACAAATATGTGTACCTCGTGTTCGGTGTCGCGTTCGTGCTGCTGGGCTACCTCGGTACCCAGCTGCCGACGGCGGTCTTCACGATCATGTCGCAGGTGTGCACCCTCTTGTACTTCGGTTTCTTCATGTTGATGCCTTGGTGGAGCTCGATGGGCACCTTCAAGCCGGTGCCGAAACGTGTGACGTTCCATCCGCACTAA
- the petA gene encoding ubiquinol-cytochrome c reductase iron-sulfur subunit produces the protein MSNEKQVDPGRRVMLAATCAVGGVVGLATAGALVSTFQPSEKAKAAGAPVEVDITGMAPGEMKTVEWRGKPVWILKRSPEMVASLKKTDSAVADPESKRTPDALTPEYARNEHRSIKPEYLIAVGICSHLGCSPTSKFAEGAQPNLPDNWAGGFLCPCHGSTFDLAGRVFKNKPAPDNLEVPRHMYLSENKLIIGKDEKGEA, from the coding sequence ATGAGTAACGAAAAGCAGGTCGATCCGGGCCGACGCGTCATGCTCGCCGCTACGTGCGCGGTGGGTGGTGTTGTCGGTTTGGCCACGGCGGGAGCCTTGGTAAGCACATTCCAGCCGTCGGAGAAGGCAAAAGCCGCTGGCGCGCCGGTGGAAGTAGACATTACCGGCATGGCGCCGGGCGAGATGAAGACCGTGGAGTGGCGCGGCAAACCCGTCTGGATTCTCAAGCGTTCGCCCGAGATGGTCGCTTCGCTCAAGAAGACCGACAGCGCGGTGGCCGATCCGGAATCGAAGCGCACGCCGGACGCGCTCACGCCAGAGTACGCGCGCAACGAACACCGTTCGATCAAGCCGGAATACCTGATCGCGGTCGGCATCTGCTCGCACCTCGGTTGCTCGCCAACCTCGAAATTCGCGGAAGGCGCCCAGCCCAACCTGCCGGACAACTGGGCCGGCGGCTTCCTGTGCCCTTGCCACGGTTCGACCTTCGACCTGGCCGGCCGCGTGTTCAAGAACAAGCCGGCACCGGACAACCTCGAAGTGCCGCGCCATATGTACTTGAGCGAGAACAAGCTGATCATCGGCAAAGACGAGAAAGGCGAGGCATAA